From one Mycobacterium colombiense CECT 3035 genomic stretch:
- a CDS encoding VOC family protein has protein sequence MTLPVQSPTQIAWVTADLDATETALTGLLGVRKWVRIPDVHFAPDACSYHGRPADFFASISLSYLGDMQLELIQPVRGENIYSDFLSDCGPGLHHICTEVESPERLEAAVTEAADKGAAVVQRGVMPGGIQFVYLAAPQAGVPYLELAYISPEMRAFYDYIKQEQQ, from the coding sequence ATGACGCTTCCCGTTCAGTCGCCGACGCAGATCGCCTGGGTCACCGCCGACCTTGATGCCACCGAAACGGCCCTTACCGGCCTGTTAGGTGTGCGCAAGTGGGTGCGCATACCCGATGTGCATTTTGCTCCGGACGCGTGCAGCTACCATGGCCGGCCCGCCGACTTCTTTGCCAGCATCTCGCTGAGCTACCTCGGCGACATGCAATTGGAACTGATCCAACCGGTCCGCGGCGAGAACATCTATAGTGACTTTTTGTCCGATTGCGGGCCGGGTCTGCACCACATCTGCACGGAGGTCGAAAGCCCCGAGCGGCTGGAGGCGGCCGTGACCGAGGCCGCCGACAAGGGTGCCGCGGTCGTGCAGCGGGGCGTGATGCCCGGAGGCATCCAATTCGTCTACCTGGCGGCGCCGCAGGCGGGGGTGCCGTATCTGGAGCTGGCATACATTTCGCCCGAAATGCGGGCGTTTTACGACTACATCAAACAAGAGCAGCAGTGA
- a CDS encoding TetR/AcrR family transcriptional regulator yields MGKRQESREQIEARIIELGHRQLSERGAAGLSVRAIARDLGMVSSAVYRYVSSRDELLTLLLVDAYSDLADAVDRARATVGDLWSDDVVAIARATRGWAVAHPACWALLYGSPVPGYHAPPERTVAVGTRVVAALFDAVAAGIATGDIRLTNDLAPQPTSSDFERIRHEFGFPGDDRVLAKCFLLWAGVLGAISLEVFGQYGADTLTDPEAVFDAQLRLLVDVLTQH; encoded by the coding sequence GTGGGCAAACGCCAGGAATCGCGGGAGCAGATCGAGGCACGCATCATCGAGCTGGGCCACCGCCAGCTGTCGGAACGCGGCGCGGCCGGATTGTCGGTGCGGGCGATAGCCCGCGACCTGGGCATGGTGTCTTCGGCGGTGTACCGCTATGTGTCCAGCCGCGACGAATTGTTGACCCTGCTGCTGGTCGACGCCTATTCCGACCTGGCCGACGCCGTCGATCGCGCCCGCGCGACCGTCGGAGACCTCTGGAGCGACGACGTCGTCGCCATCGCGCGGGCGACCCGCGGCTGGGCCGTCGCGCACCCGGCATGCTGGGCCCTGCTGTACGGCAGTCCCGTGCCCGGGTATCACGCTCCGCCGGAGCGCACCGTCGCGGTGGGGACCCGGGTGGTCGCGGCGCTGTTCGACGCGGTGGCGGCCGGGATCGCCACCGGCGATATCCGGCTGACGAATGATCTTGCGCCGCAACCGACGTCATCCGACTTCGAGCGGATACGTCACGAGTTCGGGTTCCCCGGTGATGACCGGGTGCTCGCCAAATGCTTTTTGCTGTGGGCGGGGGTGCTGGGTGCGATCAGCCTCGAGGTGTTCGGGCAGTACGGCGCCGATACGCTGACCGACCCGGAAGCCGTCTTCGACGCCCAGCTGCGGCTGCTGGTGGATGTCCTGACCCAGCACTGA
- a CDS encoding MgtC/SapB family protein, whose amino-acid sequence METLSALDFVLRLGVGVGCGALIGLERQWRARRAGLRTNALVAGGATLFVLYAAATSDTSPTRVASYVVSGIGFLGGGVILREGVNVRGLNTAATLWCSAAIGVLAASGHLVFALIGTGTVIGIHLLGRPLGRLIDRDNSAEEDESLVPYLVQVVCRPKQEKYARAQIVQHANSNDITLRGIHTGNPDGDEVTLSAHLLMNGDAPARLERLVAELSLLPGVRAVQWYAGDEAQSDDRR is encoded by the coding sequence TTGGAGACGCTGAGCGCTCTCGATTTCGTGCTCCGGCTGGGCGTCGGCGTGGGCTGTGGCGCCCTCATCGGCCTGGAACGGCAATGGCGGGCGCGGCGCGCGGGCCTACGCACCAACGCGCTCGTGGCCGGAGGCGCGACGCTGTTCGTGCTCTACGCGGCGGCGACCTCCGACACCAGTCCTACTCGGGTCGCCTCCTATGTCGTGTCCGGCATCGGCTTTCTCGGCGGTGGCGTGATCCTGCGGGAGGGCGTCAACGTCCGGGGCCTCAACACCGCCGCCACCCTGTGGTGCTCGGCGGCGATCGGTGTGCTGGCCGCGTCCGGGCACCTGGTGTTCGCGCTGATCGGCACCGGGACCGTCATCGGCATCCACCTGCTGGGGCGCCCGCTGGGCCGGCTGATCGACCGCGACAACAGTGCGGAAGAGGACGAGAGCCTGGTGCCCTACCTCGTGCAGGTGGTCTGCCGTCCAAAGCAGGAGAAGTACGCGCGGGCCCAGATCGTTCAGCACGCGAACAGCAATGACATCACGCTTCGCGGCATCCATACCGGCAACCCGGACGGCGATGAAGTCACGCTCAGCGCCCACCTGCTGATGAACGGCGACGCCCCGGCCCGGCTGGAGCGGCTGGTGGCCGAACTGTCACTGCTGCCCGGGGTCCGCGCGGTGCAGTGGTACGCCGGGGACGAAGCGCAGTCCGACGATCGTCGCTGA
- a CDS encoding FAD-binding protein: MSTEIPATVSADGVTTWSDDVDVVVIGFGIAGGCAAVSAAAAGARVLVLERAAAAGGTTSLAGGHFYLGGGTAVQQATGQEDSPEEMYKYLVAVSRQPDLDKIRAYCDGSVEHFNWLEDLGFQFERSYYPGKAVIQPNTEGLMFTGNEKVWPFLEKAVPAPRGHKVPVPGDTGGASMVIDLLLKRAADLGVQIRYETGATELIVDGSGAVTGVMWKQFSESGAIKAKSVIIAAGGFVMNPDMVAEYTPKLAEKPFVLGNTYDDGLGIRMGVSAGGATQHMDQIFITAPPYPPSILLTGIIVNKLGQRFVAEDSYHSRTSGFIMDQPDSAAFLIVDEAHLEHPKMPLVPLIDGWETVPEMEAALGIPEGNLVATLDRYNANAARGEDPDFHKQPEFLAPQDKGPWGAFDMSLGKAMYAGFTIGGLAVTVDGEVQRADGSVVPGLYAAGACASNLAQDGKGYASGTQLGEGSFFGRRAGAHAARRAGAA; the protein is encoded by the coding sequence ATGAGCACGGAGATACCGGCAACAGTCAGCGCGGACGGCGTGACCACCTGGTCGGACGACGTCGACGTCGTGGTGATCGGGTTCGGCATCGCCGGCGGCTGCGCCGCGGTGAGCGCGGCGGCGGCCGGCGCGCGGGTGCTGGTGCTCGAACGCGCGGCCGCGGCGGGTGGCACCACTTCGCTTGCCGGAGGCCACTTTTACCTCGGCGGCGGGACCGCGGTGCAGCAGGCAACCGGTCAAGAGGATTCCCCCGAGGAGATGTACAAGTACCTGGTCGCGGTGTCGAGGCAGCCCGACCTCGACAAGATCCGCGCCTACTGCGACGGCAGCGTCGAGCATTTCAATTGGCTGGAGGACCTGGGTTTCCAGTTCGAACGCAGCTACTACCCGGGCAAGGCGGTGATCCAGCCCAACACCGAGGGGTTGATGTTCACCGGCAACGAGAAGGTGTGGCCGTTTTTGGAGAAGGCCGTGCCGGCCCCACGCGGCCACAAGGTACCGGTGCCCGGTGATACCGGTGGCGCCAGCATGGTGATCGATCTATTGCTCAAGCGTGCCGCCGACTTGGGCGTGCAAATCCGCTACGAGACGGGCGCTACCGAATTGATCGTGGACGGCTCCGGCGCGGTGACCGGCGTGATGTGGAAGCAGTTCTCCGAAAGCGGTGCGATCAAAGCGAAGTCGGTCATCATCGCCGCGGGCGGTTTCGTGATGAATCCCGACATGGTGGCCGAGTACACCCCGAAGCTGGCCGAGAAGCCGTTTGTGCTCGGCAACACCTACGACGACGGTCTGGGCATCCGGATGGGTGTATCGGCCGGCGGTGCCACCCAACACATGGATCAGATCTTCATCACGGCGCCGCCGTACCCGCCGTCGATCCTGCTGACCGGGATCATCGTGAACAAGCTCGGACAGCGTTTCGTTGCCGAGGATTCCTACCATTCCAGGACTTCCGGATTCATCATGGACCAGCCGGACAGCGCCGCGTTTCTCATCGTCGACGAGGCGCATCTGGAACATCCCAAAATGCCGCTGGTACCGCTGATCGATGGATGGGAAACAGTTCCGGAAATGGAAGCCGCGCTTGGCATTCCGGAAGGCAACCTGGTAGCGACGCTGGACAGGTACAACGCCAACGCCGCCCGCGGTGAGGATCCAGATTTTCACAAGCAGCCGGAGTTCCTTGCGCCGCAAGACAAGGGGCCGTGGGGCGCGTTCGACATGTCATTGGGCAAGGCGATGTATGCCGGTTTCACCATCGGCGGCCTCGCGGTGACGGTCGACGGCGAGGTGCAGCGCGCCGACGGCAGCGTGGTGCCCGGCCTGTACGCCGCGGGCGCGTGCGCGTCCAACCTCGCCCAAGACGGCAAGGGGTACGCGAGCGGGACCCAGTTGGGCGAGGGATCGTTCTTCGGCCGCCGCGCCGGAGCGCACGCGGCCCGGCGGGCCGGGGCAGCGTAG
- a CDS encoding DUF732 domain-containing protein, with translation MKRLLALLGVFAMIGLAAPAYAEPPPVPDGDDGGFVAALQQAGFSFSNPGSAVAAGRAVCSCLNNGESGLELVHDVKTHNPGMDMEMASNFALISAKFYCPHQLSKA, from the coding sequence ATGAAACGACTATTAGCACTGCTCGGTGTGTTCGCGATGATCGGCCTTGCTGCGCCTGCGTACGCCGAACCCCCGCCCGTGCCGGATGGCGACGACGGAGGCTTCGTCGCGGCGCTGCAGCAAGCCGGTTTCAGCTTCTCCAATCCCGGTTCGGCCGTCGCCGCCGGACGGGCGGTGTGCTCGTGTTTGAATAACGGCGAGTCGGGCCTGGAGCTGGTTCACGACGTGAAGACCCACAATCCGGGCATGGACATGGAGATGGCGTCCAACTTCGCGTTGATATCCGCGAAGTTTTATTGCCCCCACCAACTCTCAAAGGCGTGA
- a CDS encoding phytanoyl-CoA dioxygenase family protein yields the protein MPTHRHLATDVLQPAERLSPAELDAFGRDGYLVLPGFLSGEGVTRLQSWVEEVERWPDEPGVPWLQHDEQIGGLVRRARTENFSPCHDHLRALLTTAAIPAMAGQLLGEPAVLYKEKINYKHPGGAGFAAHQDARAYPHITVSVSCLLAVDDSTVENGCLEFVPGMHHQLLSTDGDGCIHPGIADELTWQPCSVAAGSLVWFHSHTPHRSAPNTSPASRRALYLTYNAASLGDLHETYYRDKRAALSAATLAGDRGAQRLSLIGHFRGVAPTEKNQ from the coding sequence ATGCCGACGCACCGCCACCTCGCCACCGACGTTCTCCAGCCCGCGGAGCGCCTTTCCCCGGCCGAACTCGACGCGTTCGGCCGAGACGGCTACCTGGTGCTACCCGGGTTCTTGTCCGGCGAAGGCGTGACCCGCCTGCAGAGCTGGGTCGAAGAGGTCGAGCGATGGCCCGACGAGCCCGGCGTGCCCTGGCTACAGCACGACGAGCAGATCGGCGGGCTGGTTCGGCGTGCCCGCACGGAGAACTTTTCGCCGTGTCACGATCATCTGCGCGCGCTGTTGACCACCGCCGCCATTCCGGCGATGGCCGGCCAGCTGCTCGGCGAGCCCGCCGTCCTCTATAAGGAGAAGATCAACTACAAGCACCCCGGTGGGGCCGGATTCGCGGCCCACCAGGACGCCCGCGCGTATCCCCACATCACCGTCAGCGTCAGTTGCCTTCTCGCGGTTGACGATTCGACCGTCGAGAACGGATGCCTCGAGTTCGTGCCCGGTATGCACCACCAACTACTGAGCACCGACGGAGACGGTTGCATCCACCCCGGCATCGCCGATGAGCTGACATGGCAACCCTGTTCCGTGGCCGCCGGTTCGTTGGTGTGGTTTCACAGCCACACGCCACACCGCAGCGCGCCCAACACGTCGCCCGCCTCGAGACGGGCGCTGTATCTCACCTATAACGCGGCCTCCCTGGGCGACTTGCACGAAACCTATTACCGCGACAAGCGCGCCGCGCTGTCCGCTGCGACCCTCGCCGGCGACCGCGGGGCGCAACGACTCAGCCTCATCGGCCACTTCCGCGGCGTCGCCCCCACCGAGAAGAACCAGTAG
- a CDS encoding nitroreductase/quinone reductase family protein: protein MSTRYEEPNRAARVANGVIRWLAEAGISIAGTRALHVRGRKTGRQRAVVINLLTVGGVEYLVSPRGNTQWARNVRASSVVEVGPRWRRRRLRADEVDDAAKPELLRGYLARWYWQVKDYVAGLTPDSTDEQFRAAAPSIPVFALTPVG, encoded by the coding sequence ATGTCCACCCGCTATGAAGAACCGAATCGGGCCGCCCGCGTCGCCAACGGGGTCATCCGCTGGCTCGCCGAGGCGGGAATCAGCATCGCGGGCACCCGTGCGCTGCACGTCCGCGGCCGCAAAACCGGCAGACAGCGCGCGGTGGTGATAAACCTGCTGACCGTCGGCGGCGTCGAGTACCTGGTGTCGCCGCGCGGCAATACGCAGTGGGCACGCAACGTCCGGGCCTCCTCCGTCGTCGAGGTGGGTCCCCGCTGGCGGCGGCGTCGGCTGCGGGCCGACGAGGTCGACGACGCGGCCAAGCCCGAGCTGCTGCGCGGCTACCTGGCCAGATGGTATTGGCAGGTCAAGGACTATGTCGCCGGGCTGACCCCGGACAGCACCGACGAGCAGTTCCGCGCCGCCGCGCCCTCGATCCCGGTGTTCGCGTTGACCCCGGTGGGCTGA
- a CDS encoding sterol desaturase family protein codes for MSALSGFLSALPPQMRDPVLFAIPFFLLLLTLEWTAARKLEHLTAEAADTARPASGAHRTRDSVASISMGLVSVATTAGWKTLALLGYAAIYAYVAPWHLSARHWYTWVVAILGVDLLYYAYHRIAHRVRLIWATHQAHHSSEYYNFATALRQKWNNSGEILMWIPLPLLGIPPWMVFFSFSLNLIYQFWIHTERIDKLPRPFEFLFNTPSHHRVHHGMDKVYLDKNYGGIFIVWDRLFGTFQAELFRPHYGLTKRVDTFNIWTLQTREYVAMARDWRSATRLRDRLGYVFGPPGWLPRAARHAEAGAPVVTSL; via the coding sequence GTGAGTGCCCTGTCCGGCTTCCTGTCCGCCCTGCCGCCGCAGATGCGGGATCCGGTGCTGTTCGCCATCCCGTTCTTCCTGCTGCTGTTGACTCTCGAATGGACCGCGGCCCGGAAGCTGGAACACCTCACGGCCGAGGCCGCCGACACGGCGCGGCCGGCGTCAGGGGCGCACCGGACCCGCGATTCGGTGGCGAGCATCTCGATGGGGCTGGTGTCGGTGGCCACCACGGCCGGCTGGAAGACCCTGGCCCTGCTCGGCTACGCCGCGATCTATGCTTACGTGGCGCCCTGGCACCTGTCGGCGAGGCATTGGTACACCTGGGTCGTCGCGATTCTCGGGGTGGACCTGCTCTATTACGCGTATCACCGGATCGCGCACCGCGTGCGCCTGATCTGGGCGACCCACCAGGCGCATCACTCCAGCGAGTACTACAACTTCGCCACGGCGCTGCGCCAGAAATGGAACAACAGCGGCGAGATCTTGATGTGGATTCCGTTGCCTCTGTTGGGCATTCCGCCGTGGATGGTGTTCTTCAGCTTCTCGCTGAACCTGATCTACCAATTCTGGATTCACACCGAGCGGATCGACAAGCTGCCGCGGCCGTTCGAGTTCTTGTTCAACACTCCGTCGCATCACCGGGTGCACCACGGGATGGACAAGGTGTACCTCGACAAGAACTACGGCGGCATCTTCATCGTCTGGGACCGGCTCTTCGGGACGTTCCAGGCCGAGCTGTTCCGGCCGCATTACGGCCTCACCAAGCGCGTGGACACATTCAACATCTGGACGCTGCAGACCCGGGAATACGTCGCGATGGCCCGCGACTGGCGTTCGGCGACGCGCCTGCGCGATCGGTTGGGCTACGTGTTCGGCCCGCCCGGCTGGCTGCCCCGGGCGGCCCGTCACGCCGAGGCCGGCGCCCCGGTCGTGACCTCCCTGTAA
- a CDS encoding Rv1815 family serine proteinase, which produces MVHRLATRTFAASAAVVALSSFVPAAPAKADVVVYPGMEIRQDNRVCTLGYVDPGLKIAFTAGHCRGGGSGVVTDRGGAVIGRMAAFRDNTPSGTTVSTSQVINDYEAIVLDNSVTANNILPGGRPLVSDPGLTLAPGQPVCHFGVITGETCGTVESVNNGWFTMSHGVQSHNGDSGGPVYLAPSGGPGQIVGIFNSVWGDFPAAVSWGATSEEVREDLGVRDNAR; this is translated from the coding sequence ATGGTGCATCGTCTGGCAACGCGCACGTTCGCCGCGTCGGCTGCGGTCGTGGCGCTCAGCTCCTTTGTGCCGGCGGCGCCGGCCAAAGCCGACGTCGTGGTGTATCCGGGCATGGAAATACGCCAGGACAACCGCGTCTGCACGCTGGGATACGTCGACCCCGGCCTGAAGATCGCGTTCACCGCGGGGCACTGCCGGGGCGGGGGCAGCGGTGTGGTGACGGATCGGGGCGGCGCCGTCATCGGCCGGATGGCGGCTTTCCGGGACAACACCCCCAGCGGAACGACGGTGTCCACCAGCCAGGTGATCAACGACTACGAAGCGATCGTGCTGGACAACAGCGTCACGGCGAACAACATCCTGCCGGGTGGCCGGCCGCTGGTCTCGGATCCCGGCCTGACGCTGGCGCCCGGGCAGCCGGTCTGCCATTTCGGTGTGATCACCGGTGAAACCTGCGGGACGGTGGAGAGCGTGAACAACGGCTGGTTCACCATGTCGCACGGCGTGCAGAGCCATAACGGCGATTCCGGCGGACCGGTCTATCTGGCGCCCAGCGGCGGTCCGGGACAGATCGTCGGGATCTTCAACAGCGTGTGGGGGGACTTCCCGGCCGCGGTGTCGTGGGGGGCCACGTCGGAGGAGGTCCGCGAGGACCTCGGGGTGCGCGACAACGCGCGTTAG
- a CDS encoding DUF732 domain-containing protein yields MLLVLSVGVSAAIGMAPLAHGDPVTPGGDEAGFLASLRSAGITYATPEAAITFAKSVCVSMGDGEVGPQMVDELKSQNPELTNERATSFLAIAAKYYCPQQLNRQ; encoded by the coding sequence CTGCTGCTGGTGCTGAGCGTCGGTGTTTCGGCCGCGATCGGAATGGCCCCTCTCGCGCATGGCGACCCGGTGACACCCGGCGGCGACGAGGCCGGTTTCCTTGCGTCGCTGCGGAGCGCGGGCATCACCTACGCGACCCCCGAGGCGGCGATCACGTTCGCCAAATCGGTGTGCGTGTCGATGGGCGACGGCGAAGTCGGCCCTCAAATGGTTGACGAACTGAAGAGTCAAAACCCCGAGCTCACCAACGAACGCGCGACATCGTTCTTGGCGATCGCGGCGAAATACTATTGCCCGCAGCAACTTAACCGACAGTAG